The following coding sequences are from one Oryzisolibacter sp. LB2S window:
- a CDS encoding PEP-CTERM/exosortase system-associated acyltransferase, which produces MSAVLQPQQGFSVHFTGQAVSPQQDKALFRSIEQLRYQVYCEECEFLPASDYPEQRETDEYDANSAHFAALNQTDQLVGYVRLVFPDALQAFPFQTHCVSVLDNIILPPAAQSAEISRLMVHNTYRRRQGEKPPAGMLSPDYQPRPEPPEVQEKRNPSPQILLTLYREMYHYSVKNNIRYWYAAMERSLARILTRMNFGFQQIGPFTDYYGPVAPYVADLRVLEYQLSQRDPALYAWMRQPLADT; this is translated from the coding sequence ATGAGTGCCGTATTGCAACCACAACAAGGTTTCTCGGTCCATTTCACGGGTCAAGCAGTATCACCACAGCAGGACAAAGCGCTTTTTCGATCCATCGAGCAGTTGCGCTATCAGGTCTACTGCGAGGAATGCGAGTTCCTGCCCGCGAGCGACTATCCCGAACAGCGGGAAACCGACGAGTACGACGCCAACTCGGCACATTTCGCGGCCTTGAACCAGACCGACCAGCTGGTCGGCTATGTGCGTCTGGTGTTCCCCGATGCGCTTCAGGCATTTCCATTCCAGACGCACTGCGTATCGGTACTGGACAACATCATCCTGCCGCCTGCGGCGCAGTCCGCGGAAATCAGCCGGCTCATGGTCCACAATACCTACCGCCGCCGTCAGGGCGAAAAACCGCCGGCAGGCATGCTGTCTCCTGACTACCAACCGCGGCCAGAGCCACCGGAAGTGCAGGAAAAGCGCAATCCATCGCCGCAAATCCTGCTCACGCTGTACCGAGAGATGTACCACTACAGCGTAAAAAACAACATTCGGTATTGGTATGCGGCCATGGAGCGCTCCCTGGCACGGATACTTACGCGCATGAACTTTGGATTCCAACAAATCGGGCCCTTCACCGACTACTACGGCCCGGTAGCACCCTATGTCGCCGACCTCAGAGTCCTCGAATACCAACTCAGCCAACGAGACCCCGCTCTATATGCCTGGATGCGCCAACCGCTGGCCGACACCTGA